In Capsicum annuum cultivar UCD-10X-F1 chromosome 11, UCD10Xv1.1, whole genome shotgun sequence, one genomic interval encodes:
- the LOC107847550 gene encoding probable alpha,alpha-trehalose-phosphate synthase [UDP-forming] 9, whose translation MPSRSCANLLDMACGDILDIPTPRALPRVMTVPGIITDGHGSSDGDSDSMLSSCRERKIIVANMLPLHAQRDTMVKKWLFSLDEDSLLLQLKDGFSPETEVVYVGSLKVDIEPSEQEEVAQRLLDEFKCVPAFVPHDIQEKFYHNFCKQQLWPLFHYMLPMCPDHGDRFDRQMWQAYVSANKIFADKVMEVVNPEDDYIWIQDYHLMVLPTFLRKRYHRVKLGFFLHSPFPSSEIYRTLPVRDEILKGLLNCDLIGFHTFDYARHFLSCCSRMLGLDYESKRGHIGLDYFGRTVYIKILPVGIHMGRLESVMNFSSTFDKAKEVQEKFKGKKVILGVDDMDIFKGISLKLLAFEYLLQQDKNLQGKLVLVQIVNPARSSGKDVQEAKRETYSTAERINQIYGRSNYEPVILIDRPVPRHEKTAYYAVAECCLVNAVRDGMNLVPYKYIVCRQGSPGMDDAMGIKADSPRTSMLVVSEFIGCSPSLSGAIRVNPWDIEAVAEALNVAITMSDSEKQLRHEKHYRYVSSHDVAYWARSFIHDLERACKDHYSKRCWGIGLGLGFRVIALSPSFRKLSIDHMVSSYRKTQRRAIFLDYDGTVVPQSSLIKAPSAEVITLLNSLSNDPKNTVYIVSGRGRSSLSEWLAPCERLGIAAEHGYFIRGSKMSDWECLASDLEWKPIVEPVMKLYTEATDGSYIEPKESALVWHHHDADPDFGSCQAKELLDHLENVLANEPAVVKRGQHIVEVKPQGVTKGLVAQKVLSIMVDNGKPPDFVMCIGDDRSDEDMFESILSSVSSPSVTAAPDIFACTVGQKPSKAKYYLDDTADVLRLLRGLANASCPKPRHTAHFQVAFDSVL comes from the exons ATGCCGTCAAGATCTTGTGCCAATCTTTTGGACATGGCATGTGGAGACATACTAGATATACCGACACCTAGAGCTCTTCCACGTGTGATGACAGTTCCTGGAATCATCACAGATGGTCATGGAAGCAGTGATGGTGATTCAGATAGTATGTTATCCTCATGCCGAGAGCGAAAAATTATTGTTGCAAACATGTTGCCTTTGCATGCTCAAAGAGATACAATGGTTAAAAAGTGGTTGTTCAGTTTGGATGAGGATTCTCTTCTATTGCAATTGAAGGATGGGTTTTCCCCTGAAACTGAGGTTGTCTATGTGGGTTCTCTCAAGGTTGATATTGAACCCAGTGAACAGGAGGAAGTTGCTCAGCGACTTCTTGACGAGTTCAAGTGTGTGCCTGCTTTTGTACCCCATGATATCCAGGAAAAGTTTTATCACAACTTCTGTAAGCAGCAACTTTGGCCTCTTTTCCACTACATGCTTCCAATGTGTCCTGATCATGGAGATCGTTTTGACCGGCAGATGTGGCAAGCTTATGTCTCTGCGAATAAGATTTTCGCTGATAAGGTTATGGAAGTCGTTAATCCTGAGGATGATTATATCTGGATTCAAGATTACCACCTCATGGTTCTCCCAACATTTTTGAGGAAGCGCTACCATCGGGTCAAGCTAGGTTTCTTTCTTCATAGTCCATTTCCTTCGTCAGAAATTTACCGAACTCTTCCTGTTAGGGATGAAATTCTGAAAGGGTTGTTAAATTGCGACCTAATTGGCTTTCATACCTTCGATTATGCACGTCACTTTCTGTCATGCTGCAGTCGAATGTTGGGTCTAGATTATGAATCTAAACGAGGACATATTGGACTTGATTATTTTGGTCGTACAGTCTACATTAAAATTCTGCCTGTGGGCATACATATGGGTCGACTAGAGTCTGTGATGAACTTTTCTTCTACTTTTGATAAAGctaaagaagttcaagaaaagttTAAGGGGAAGAAGGTAATTCTGGGTGTGGATGATATGGACATATTCAAAGGCATTAGTTTGAAATTGCTAGCATTTGAGTACCTACTACAGCAGGACAAGAACTTGCAGGGGAAACTTGTTCTTGTTCAAATAGTAAACCCCGCTCGTAGCTCGGGCAAAGATGTTCAGGAAGCAAAGAGGGAGACATATTCAACTGCTGAAAGGATCAACCAAATTTACGGTAGATCTAATTATGAGCCTGTTATTTTGATTGATCGTCCGGTTCCTCGCCATGAGAAGACTGCATACTATGCTGTTGCTGAATGTTGCCTAGTGAATGCTGTGAGGGATGGAATGAATTTAGTGCCTTACAAGTATATTGTTTGCAGGCAAGGTTCTCCTGGTATGGATGATGCTATGGGTATTAAAGCTGATTCTCCTAGAACTAGCATGCTTGTTGTGTCAGAATTTATTGGTTGTTCACCATCTCTGAGTGGAGCAATTAGAGTAAATCCATGGGATATTGAAGCTGTGGCTGAGGCTTTAAATGTTGCCATTACAATGTCTGATTCCGAGAAACAACTTCGTCACGAGAAGCACTACCGCTATGTAAGCTCTCATGATGTAGCTTACTGGGCTCGCAGCTTTATTCATGATTTGGAAAGAGCTTGCAAAGATCATTATAGTAAgcgttgctggggcattggtcttGGCCTGGGCTTCAGAGTTATTGCACTTTCTCCAAGTTTTAGAAAGCTGTCTATTGATCACATGGTCTCCTCATATAGGAAGACACAGAGAAGGGCAATATTCTTGGACTATGATGGCACTGTTGTACCTCAGTCATCATTGATTAAAGCTCCAAGTGCTGAAGTTATTACGCTGTTGAATTCTTTAAGCAATGATCCTAAAAACACAGTGTATATTGTTAGTGGAAGAGGAAGGAGTTCATTAAGTGAATGGCTTGCACCATGTGAAAGGCTTGGAATAGCTGCTGAACATGGGTATTTCATAAG GGGTAGTAAAATGTCGGATTGGGAATGTTTGGCTTCTGATCTCGAGTGGAAACCGATTGTGGAACCCGTTATGAAACTATACACAGAAGCAACGGATGGATCATATATTGAACCTAAAGAGAGTGCTTTGGTGTGGCACCATCATGATGCGGACCCAGACTTTGGCTCCTGTCAGGCAAAGGAATTGTTGGATCATTTGGAAAATGTACTAGCAAATGAACCTGCAGTTGTTAAGAGGGGCCAACACATTGTCGAAGTCAAGCCACAA GGTGTGACTAAAGGATTAGTGGCACAAAAGGTCCTCTCAATTATGGTTGATAATGGGAAGCCACCTGATTTTGTTATGTGCATTGGAGATGATAGATCAGATGAGGACATGTTTGAGAGCATATTAAGCAGTGTATCCAGTCCGTCGGTCACTGCTGCCCCAGATATCTTTGCCTGCACTGTTGGGCAAAAGCCAAGCAAAGCCAAGTATTACCTAGATGATACTGCTGATGTTCTTAGACTGCTCCGAGGTCTTGCTAATGCATCTTGTCCAAAGCCAAGACATACTGCTCATTTCCAGGTTGCATTCGACTCTGTTCTGTGA